The Stackebrandtia nassauensis DSM 44728 genome includes the window TATCCGGCGAACAGCGTGACGCACCAGGCCGCGTCGCCGAGCAACACCACCCGGCCGTGGCTCCACCTGTCGACGACCATCTGGCTGATGGAGTCGAAGTAGACCGAGTCGGCGGTCTTCAGTTCCGCCAGCGCCTGTGGAACCAGCCAGGCCATGTCGCCGTACAGCCTCGGCAGCACGGTCTCGGGCCCCTCGTCGGTGTCAGCTCCGTCCACATCGGTGCGATAGCCGAAGAACGCGGAGGTGCGTCCGTCGCCGACGCTCATCATCGCGAAGGTGCGTCCGCCCTCGCTGATGGAGCCGGTCTCGCCTTCGCGCAACTCGGCCGGGCGGTTCTTCAGCATGAACACCGCGACCTTGTGGTCGAGGTCGAGCCGGTAGCCGTCCTCCGGGCCGAAGACCAGCGCGCGGGTGGCCGAGTGCAGGCCGTCGGCGCCGATGAGCAGGTCGGCGGCCTCGATGCTGCCGTCCGACAGGGTGGCGTAGACGGTGTCGTCGTCCTGGTCGATCGCGGTGACGGTGGTGCCGAACCGGAATTCGGCGTGGTCGCGGACCGCTTCGTACAGCACGGATTCGATGTCGCCGCGCAGGATGCCGAAGGACTTCTCGCCCATCGTCGCGGCGATGGTGGCGCCGTTCATGGCGAAGCGGCGCCGTCCGTCGACCTTGCGGTAGACCAGTTCACTGGTGACGAATTCCTTGTCCCGCAACGCGGACAGGATTCCCAGGTTCTCGGCGCCGTCGTAGCCTATGCCGCCGAAGGTGACGCCGTATCCGCCGCCGCGACGGCTGGGCGCCTTTTCGACCAGCAGGGTCTGCCAGCCGAGCTTTCGCAGCCGCAGTGCCGCCGACAGGCCCGCGATTCCGGCTCCGATGATCACTGCACGCATGTGGGTTATCCTTTGAGTTGAAGTTCAAAAAACCATATCATATTTTTGTTTTCAGAATCGAGAGGAATCCCACCCATGCCAGTGGCGTTCAGCGATGGCGAACGTGACCACATCACCGCCGAACTCAAAGCCGCAGGTCGACGGCTGTTCACCACCGTCGGACTGCGCAAGACCGCACTGGCCGACCTGGTGGTCTCGGCCGGGATCGTCAAGTCGACGTTCTACTCCTTCTTCGACTCCAAGGAGGCGCTGTACCTGGAGCTGCTGTTGGACCAGTTCGGCAACACCCGCCGCCTCACCGTCGAGGAAGGACTGAACGCGGGCACCGACACCCTCGACGCGCTGCGGCGCTACCTGCGCGGCGCGGTCACCGTCCTGGACACCGACCCCCTGTATCGCCGCCTGGTCACCCACCCCGAGGAGATGGCCATGGTCCAGCGCAAACTCGGCCCCGACGCCTTCGAACAGGCCGGAGACAGCGGCCTTTCCGACCTGATGGCCT containing:
- a CDS encoding TetR/AcrR family transcriptional regulator is translated as MPVAFSDGERDHITAELKAAGRRLFTTVGLRKTALADLVVSAGIVKSTFYSFFDSKEALYLELLLDQFGNTRRLTVEEGLNAGTDTLDALRRYLRGAVTVLDTDPLYRRLVTHPEEMAMVQRKLGPDAFEQAGDSGLSDLMAFVTDRQTRGELPKGDPTIVVGALRAVLLLPLHAHEFGEDYPKVLNMTIDALTAGLVHDPR